A genome region from Nocardioides cynanchi includes the following:
- a CDS encoding TetR/AcrR family transcriptional regulator, which yields MTSAAARRDDVPTSMHERVVAAAAELTLEVGWAGVTMGKLAERVGVSRQTVYNEVGSKPQLAEEMVLAELFKFLAVVDAAFDRQPTDLVAAIREAAYGVLVLAGSNALLQAVVSQSYGAETELLPLLTTRNDALVEAASQAVHARIGAYPIALDERRIEAAVDMVVRLVLSHVIHPVGTPDDTADDIAWITGCTLRS from the coding sequence GTGACCTCCGCTGCGGCTCGACGAGACGACGTACCGACCTCCATGCACGAACGAGTGGTCGCGGCCGCCGCCGAGCTGACCCTCGAGGTCGGGTGGGCCGGGGTGACCATGGGCAAGCTGGCCGAGCGGGTCGGGGTCTCCCGGCAGACCGTCTACAACGAGGTGGGCTCCAAGCCACAGCTCGCCGAGGAGATGGTGCTGGCCGAGCTGTTCAAGTTCCTGGCCGTGGTCGACGCCGCCTTCGACCGGCAACCGACCGACCTGGTCGCGGCCATCCGCGAGGCGGCGTACGGCGTGCTGGTCCTGGCGGGCTCCAACGCGCTGCTGCAGGCCGTGGTCTCGCAGTCCTACGGCGCCGAGACCGAGCTCCTGCCCCTGCTGACGACTCGGAACGACGCGCTGGTCGAGGCCGCCAGCCAGGCCGTGCACGCGCGGATCGGTGCCTACCCGATCGCCCTGGACGAGCGCCGGATCGAGGCGGCGGTGGACATGGTGGTCCGGCTGGTGCTCTCGCACGTGATCCACCCGGTCGGCACGCCCGACGACACCGCGGACGACATCGCCTGGATCACCGGCTGCACCCTGCGCAGCTGA